A single genomic interval of Armigeres subalbatus isolate Guangzhou_Male chromosome 1, GZ_Asu_2, whole genome shotgun sequence harbors:
- the LOC134205286 gene encoding uncharacterized protein LOC134205286: MSRLNREDLIEWLQQHEVEFPPSATVRHLRALYESTSGARGGVPEENDSQSEQDLDLELRTLEKRRKILDLRRQLEEEEARIQVRQPEVKDVTGSIIRFSGGDTCDANRWIAEFEATCNTFGGNDAFKLRCIRQLMEPGTEAEWFLRVDNSLNYGDFRASFLENFGYRFSVAEIVDKLRKTTFEKSKMTVTGYILRMQEIASRANIDETQVVQLIIDGFQDRSANIAVLYPARNLAQLKQLSRRYVQLRELYANPTTQRSTTSKSRSEGRVDIVRCYNCSGVGHLSADCKEPRRVEGSCFRCGSTQHRLKECSKPPPRNGNQVALIDDFRRDAGGNSPADEAAATLSELNISN, from the exons ATGAGTCGTTTGAACCGCGAAGATTTAATCGAGTGGCTGCAGCAACATGAAGTGGAGTTTCCGCCGTCGGCCACCGTGCGCCATTTGCGAGCTCTTTACGAAAGTACGAGTGGGGCCCGGGGCGGAGTACCCGAAGAAAATGATTCGCAGAGTGAGCAAGATTTGGACCTGGAATTGCGCACCTTGGAAAAACGGAGAAAGATTCTGGATTTACGCCGACAGCTAGAAGAGGAGGAGGCGCGCATACAAGTAAGGCAGCCGGAAGTAAAGGACGTCACGGGTTCCATTATACGGTTTTCCGGAGGAGACACTTGTGACGCAAACCGATGGATTGCCGAGTTTGAGGCTACTTGCAACACATTTGGAGGGAATGATGCATTCAAGCTCCGATGTATACGTCAGCTGATGGAACCGGGAACTGAGGCCGAGTGGTTCCTCAGAGTGGACAATTCTTTGAACTATGGTGACTTTCGTGCAagttttttggagaatttcggCTATCGTTTTTCGGTCGCAGAGATCGTCGATAAACTGCGGAagactacattcgaaaaatcGAAGATGACTGTGACGGGTTACATTCTTCGAATGCAGGAGATAGCATCAAGAGCTAACATCGACGAAACTCAAGTCGTTCAGTTAATCATCGATGGATTCCAAGACCGTTCGGCAAATATTGCCGTCCTCTACCCAGCACGGAATCTGGCACAATTGAAGCAACTCTCTCGTCGGTACGTTCAACTACGAGAACTGTACGCCAACCCTACAACGCAACGGTCAACAACTTCGAAATCAAGATCCGAAGGAAGAGTGGACATTGTGAGATGCTACAATTGCTCGGGTGTTGGACATTTGTCGGCGGATTGCAAGGAGCCACGACGTGTTGAAGGGTCATGTTTCCGTTGCGGATCTACCCAACATCGATTGAAGGAGTGTTCAAAGCCACCGCCACGAAATGGAAATCAGGTGGCTCTGATTGATGACTTCCGGCGAGATGCCGGTGGTAATTCACCTGCCGATGAAGCAGCAGCAACACTATCTGAACTCAATATC TCCAATTAA